The Paenibacillus sophorae genome has a segment encoding these proteins:
- a CDS encoding TerB N-terminal domain-containing protein, translating into MGGTKWAVLVLPAMERDGSMSYDNKPHFSELTWEGDEKNMAVPSREDVRAEEAKRAAERDKNRSLAEKSRNLTERPEQLKLWDLELPGRREGKHDGRIGAAVPRRVETVHSKGGAPRKEIQSYEDRNHIASAMESRKEQPMAGRETSSRMNRSVTELPTYPSTDPARDDEPASVSRPATTESQFVERARELANYTEASADFVKFKSYWPTYGHMTGPQTKWYFYWRNEVRHGRYPETDLSYIFLHVYELINGVGWDTPLNGYEQLSGLWEAYRGTFKRLDHYLGGWIADFSFIHELNIPLREIVVRAKGLGGDLAELELARCLTSTPEQLTLPALSLMSDYDITKSKFYAGPGNETLERFVPKVVALVDAYVKRKHGTSLLEMFPPDPPVTRERYLFRSAVYDISLYGYSILVPVIRISKSPPLRSLVTRLFRLTENKLRALMDFRGRLKGITIDKDIEELVSKFLEREFRKAEREEKGPDIVIDRDRLEQLQSDSNVVRQLLTVEEPAEEKPSVDWSVTDLSTVEAWIPKKQEPAEELQASESGARNEWEALAEALSPLQLEAVLALSGPEGPDALHRLAAAHAALPDLLIDEINEIAMDLLGDLLIDGEELSPEYASMLHFFKR; encoded by the coding sequence ATGGGAGGAACTAAATGGGCGGTTCTTGTACTGCCGGCAATGGAGCGGGATGGATCGATGAGCTATGACAACAAGCCGCATTTCTCGGAGCTAACCTGGGAAGGCGATGAAAAAAATATGGCGGTGCCTTCGCGCGAAGACGTTCGGGCGGAGGAAGCGAAACGAGCGGCTGAAAGGGACAAGAATCGGAGCTTGGCGGAAAAAAGCCGGAATCTGACCGAGAGGCCTGAGCAGCTGAAGCTGTGGGATTTGGAGCTTCCAGGTCGCAGGGAAGGGAAGCATGACGGTCGCATAGGCGCGGCTGTGCCCCGAAGAGTCGAGACTGTACATTCAAAAGGGGGCGCCCCCCGTAAAGAGATACAGTCATATGAGGATCGGAATCATATTGCATCGGCGATGGAATCCCGGAAGGAGCAGCCCATGGCCGGCCGGGAGACTTCATCTCGGATGAATCGGTCTGTAACGGAACTTCCGACGTATCCGTCTACCGATCCCGCCAGGGATGACGAACCGGCTTCCGTCTCCCGGCCGGCTACGACGGAAAGCCAGTTCGTAGAGCGTGCTAGAGAGCTGGCCAATTATACCGAGGCGTCGGCTGATTTCGTCAAGTTCAAGAGCTACTGGCCAACCTATGGGCACATGACCGGTCCGCAGACTAAATGGTACTTTTATTGGCGGAATGAAGTACGTCACGGCCGTTATCCCGAAACCGATCTGTCTTATATTTTTCTGCATGTATATGAGCTGATCAATGGTGTCGGCTGGGATACGCCGCTGAACGGCTATGAACAGCTATCCGGATTATGGGAAGCGTACCGCGGCACCTTCAAACGTCTGGATCACTATCTAGGGGGCTGGATTGCGGATTTCTCCTTTATCCACGAATTGAATATTCCGCTGCGGGAAATTGTCGTCCGGGCCAAAGGTCTGGGCGGAGACTTGGCGGAACTGGAGCTGGCGCGCTGCCTTACGTCTACGCCGGAGCAGCTGACTTTGCCCGCACTGTCGCTGATGTCGGACTATGATATAACCAAATCGAAGTTCTACGCGGGTCCGGGGAATGAAACATTGGAACGCTTTGTTCCGAAGGTAGTGGCCCTAGTCGATGCTTATGTAAAGCGCAAGCACGGTACTTCGCTGCTTGAAATGTTCCCCCCGGACCCTCCGGTGACAAGGGAGCGCTACTTATTCCGCAGTGCCGTCTACGATATTTCCCTGTACGGTTATTCCATCCTCGTTCCTGTCATCCGCATCAGCAAATCCCCGCCGCTGCGGAGCCTGGTTACCCGTCTGTTTCGGCTTACGGAGAATAAGCTCCGCGCGCTGATGGACTTTCGGGGCCGCCTAAAGGGGATAACCATAGACAAAGACATCGAGGAGCTTGTCAGCAAATTCCTAGAACGGGAATTCCGCAAGGCGGAACGGGAAGAGAAAGGGCCGGATATTGTTATTGACAGGGACAGGCTGGAACAGCTGCAAAGCGACTCGAATGTCGTCCGTCAACTGCTGACGGTGGAAGAACCGGCAGAGGAGAAGCCCTCCGTTGATTGGTCTGTGACAGACCTGTCAACTGTGGAGGCGTGGATTCCGAAAAAGCAGGAGCCGGCGGAGGAGCTTCAGGCATCAGAGAGCGGGGCTAGAAACGAATGGGAAGCATTGGCCGAGGCGCTTAGTCCTTTGCAGCTTGAAGCTGTGCTGGCTCTGTCCGGACCGGAAGGCCCGGATGCGCTGCACAGACTGGCCGCTGCTCACGCGGCGCTGCCCGACCTGCTGATTGACGAAATTAACGAAATCGCTATGGATCTGCTTGGCGACCTGCTAATCGACGGCGAAGAGCTCTCGCCCGAATATGCATCCATGCTGCACTTTTTTAAGAGGTGA
- a CDS encoding ATP-binding protein, which produces MNELKIPRRMTTALVNSLTAGVVPRIGLEHVAVGRRAEIESILCDLDNIAEGGAAFKLITGKYGSGKSFLLQMIRNYAMDRGFAVADADLSPERRLVGTKGQGLATYKELLSHLSTRTRPDGGALEAILQKWISSLQQKIMQEQGIDPGNTAFAAEVEKEIYAVASDMRSLVHGFDFAKVLAAYWNGHKLGDEDLKQDALRWLRGEFATRTESRKALGVGVIIDDDNWYDYMKLWAEFSAAIGYKGLLLFIDEGVNLYKITNSVSRQSNYEKLLTMFNDTMQGKAEHLGIFLGGTPQFVEDHRRGLFSYEALRSRLVAGRYGFAAPGNFSGPIIPLEMLSSEEILVLLQRLRDIHALHYGYPSALTDEQLVHFMEEASSRLGAEELLTPRELVRDFMDLLHTLHGNPEASFASLVGERTGKSDKGKDPSMDDLLAEFEL; this is translated from the coding sequence ATGAACGAACTTAAAATACCTAGAAGAATGACAACGGCACTGGTCAATTCCCTTACGGCAGGCGTTGTTCCCCGCATCGGGCTGGAGCATGTCGCCGTCGGCCGCCGCGCGGAGATCGAATCGATTCTGTGCGATCTTGACAACATTGCCGAAGGAGGCGCAGCCTTCAAACTCATTACGGGCAAATACGGCAGCGGCAAAAGCTTTCTGCTGCAGATGATCCGCAATTACGCGATGGACCGCGGCTTCGCAGTTGCCGACGCGGATCTGTCTCCCGAGCGGAGACTGGTCGGCACCAAAGGACAGGGACTGGCTACTTATAAGGAGCTGTTGAGCCACTTGTCCACCCGAACCCGCCCGGACGGCGGAGCGCTGGAAGCTATTCTGCAAAAATGGATTTCTTCTCTTCAGCAGAAGATTATGCAGGAACAGGGGATAGACCCCGGGAATACGGCTTTTGCCGCCGAAGTCGAGAAGGAAATTTATGCCGTCGCATCGGATATGCGCAGTCTTGTACACGGCTTCGACTTCGCCAAGGTGCTGGCGGCTTACTGGAACGGCCACAAGCTTGGAGACGAAGACCTTAAGCAGGACGCGCTGCGCTGGCTTCGCGGCGAATTCGCCACACGCACGGAATCCCGCAAGGCGCTGGGCGTCGGCGTCATTATCGATGACGACAACTGGTACGACTATATGAAGCTGTGGGCGGAATTTTCCGCAGCCATTGGCTACAAGGGGCTGCTGCTGTTCATCGATGAAGGCGTCAATCTGTATAAAATTACGAACAGCGTGTCAAGGCAGAGCAACTATGAGAAGCTGCTGACCATGTTCAATGACACGATGCAGGGTAAGGCGGAGCATCTCGGGATATTTCTCGGCGGAACGCCGCAGTTTGTCGAGGATCACCGGCGCGGACTGTTTAGCTACGAGGCGCTGCGGTCCAGACTTGTGGCTGGCCGGTACGGATTCGCTGCTCCGGGCAATTTTTCAGGGCCGATCATTCCGCTCGAGATGCTGTCTTCCGAAGAAATTCTCGTTCTGCTGCAAAGGCTGAGGGATATCCATGCGCTGCATTACGGCTATCCGTCCGCGTTGACCGATGAACAGCTTGTGCATTTTATGGAGGAAGCCTCGTCGAGACTCGGAGCGGAAGAACTGTTGACGCCCCGTGAGCTCGTGCGCGATTTCATGGATTTGCTGCATACGCTGCACGGCAATCCGGAAGCCTCCTTTGCGAGCCTCGTTGGAGAACGGACCGGAAAGTCCGATAAAGGCAAGGACCCATCGATGGACGATCTGCTGGCGGAGTTTGAGCTATGA